The Paracoccus sp. MC1862 genome includes a window with the following:
- a CDS encoding DUF421 domain-containing protein has protein sequence MFQLETPILELIARGAFLFILFMTLFRLLPRRTGGELAPMDLVFLLLVTEAAAHSLGDYTSLADGSVMIFTLIALNYLTNRLSFHFPWFERVAEHSPLQIIRDGKTIPRNLRKELITPEELMGHLRLNGVGDISQVISAHVEGDGRLSVVTKGGEGGGEAEDSESRA, from the coding sequence ATGTTCCAGCTTGAAACCCCCATCCTTGAACTGATCGCGCGGGGTGCTTTCCTGTTCATCCTGTTCATGACCCTGTTCCGGCTGCTGCCCCGCCGCACGGGGGGCGAGCTTGCGCCCATGGATCTCGTGTTCCTGCTGCTGGTCACCGAGGCCGCGGCCCATTCGCTGGGGGACTACACCTCGCTGGCGGACGGCTCGGTGATGATCTTCACGCTGATCGCGCTGAACTACCTGACGAACCGGCTGTCCTTTCACTTCCCCTGGTTCGAGCGGGTCGCGGAACATTCGCCCCTGCAGATCATCAGGGACGGCAAGACGATCCCGCGCAACCTGCGCAAGGAACTGATCACGCCCGAAGAACTGATGGGCCACCTGCGCCTGAACGGCGTGGGCGACATCTCGCAGGTCATCAGCGCCCATGTCGAGGGCGACGGACGGCTCAGCGTGGTGACGAAAGGCGGCGAGGGCGGAGGAGAGGCCGAGGACAGTGAAAGCCGCGCCTGA